One Balneola sp. DNA window includes the following coding sequences:
- a CDS encoding TIGR03546 family protein: MRYIAKLLKALASEASPGQIAGGITLGMIIGLTPLSSLHNLLIVVLILVLKVNIGMALLSFTIFSGIAYLADPLFHSFGVWLLELESMQETWTSMYNNEWIALTEFYNTVVIGSLATAIILCIPMFPLAKYGVLQYRKHIHEKMMKWKVVKAFKGTKLYSIYETVSRVRG; the protein is encoded by the coding sequence ATGAGATACATCGCCAAGCTGTTAAAAGCATTGGCATCAGAGGCTTCACCCGGCCAAATTGCAGGCGGTATTACACTTGGTATGATTATCGGCCTCACGCCCCTTTCTTCCCTGCATAATCTCCTGATTGTAGTTTTGATTTTGGTGCTTAAAGTGAACATCGGGATGGCGCTTTTATCATTCACTATTTTTAGCGGGATTGCATACCTGGCCGATCCGTTATTTCACAGCTTTGGAGTTTGGCTGCTCGAGCTTGAAAGTATGCAGGAAACCTGGACCAGCATGTATAATAATGAATGGATTGCCCTTACGGAGTTTTATAATACAGTTGTTATCGGGAGTTTAGCGACGGCTATCATACTTTGCATACCCATGTTTCCTTTAGCTAAGTATGGAGTTCTTCAGTACAGAAAACATATCCACGAAAAAATGATGAAATGGAAAGTGGTTAAGGCCTTCAAGGGAACCAAGCTGTACAGTATTTATGAAACGGTAAGCAGAGTGAGAGGATAG
- a CDS encoding TIGR03545 family protein has product MRIGGIITVLILVGIGFAATFFITDEWVEGQVEYQASLLNEAKVELDDFEFSLWDLQVKWGRLQVANSNNTMQNTFETGDTEFSMEFWPLILKNKVIVDNVRLTGFQIDTERETDGAFEMPEEIEEDSEPGFVYGVVSQVSSEASKNAEVKFTDVRNDLNVDSLMAKVNIQSVDKIDSLRNGIQQNYSKWDSTFKNTKVNEEIAEVRTTVEAIKPKEIKNPKQVVEAIENVQKLRKQVDSLKTRAENLKSDFEQDYGTTRDDLGQVDNWIRDDYQRALNVAKLPDLDVQNIGTALFGQNLLGDYAAYLEYVAIAREYGSRLVGDEDSTQEIPRYEGLDYEFSDKYDYPGFWFKNIELSGRTKSDIDISGMVTNISSSQKKTGEPVKFDINGTDENEVALTVNGELNYLEEEPRESFNVNYSGFTLSKARISPSDLLPYELKTGQGELNVDMNIIDKRIDSRIDYLAKNISFDFEAAGQPKNRIESLIRNAIGSTDQIDVAALIDNVDGPLRVRVRSNVDDLFMNALKQTVSQEVENAKRKIEAEVQKQVEGKKEQLEEFKAEKEAELRQRYEEIQAKVEEQLKVVEEKKKELEERKKELEDSVKDKIKDKIGIDF; this is encoded by the coding sequence ATGAGAATAGGCGGAATAATTACAGTTTTAATATTAGTAGGGATTGGCTTCGCAGCTACTTTTTTCATTACTGATGAGTGGGTTGAGGGGCAAGTTGAATATCAGGCAAGTTTGCTGAATGAGGCAAAAGTAGAATTGGATGACTTTGAATTTAGTCTCTGGGATCTGCAGGTGAAATGGGGGCGGCTTCAGGTGGCTAATTCAAACAATACTATGCAAAATACGTTCGAAACGGGCGATACTGAATTCAGTATGGAGTTTTGGCCGTTAATTTTGAAGAATAAAGTAATCGTAGATAATGTCCGCTTAACCGGATTTCAGATAGATACCGAAAGGGAAACGGACGGTGCTTTCGAGATGCCGGAAGAAATTGAAGAAGACAGCGAACCGGGATTTGTATATGGGGTGGTAAGTCAGGTTAGCAGCGAGGCTTCAAAAAATGCCGAAGTTAAGTTTACCGATGTTCGCAACGACTTAAACGTGGACAGCCTGATGGCGAAGGTAAATATTCAATCCGTTGATAAAATTGATTCTCTTCGAAACGGCATTCAGCAGAATTACAGTAAGTGGGATAGCACCTTCAAAAATACAAAGGTAAATGAGGAGATTGCTGAAGTTCGGACAACTGTTGAGGCCATCAAACCAAAGGAGATAAAGAACCCTAAGCAGGTGGTTGAGGCTATTGAAAATGTCCAGAAACTGCGTAAGCAGGTTGACTCTCTCAAGACCCGCGCTGAAAACCTGAAGAGTGACTTTGAGCAAGATTACGGAACCACTCGGGATGACTTGGGTCAGGTAGATAACTGGATTCGGGATGACTACCAGCGAGCTTTAAATGTGGCAAAACTTCCGGATTTGGATGTTCAAAACATCGGAACGGCTTTATTCGGCCAGAATTTACTGGGCGATTATGCGGCCTATTTAGAGTATGTAGCTATTGCCCGCGAGTATGGGAGCCGATTAGTGGGTGATGAGGATTCAACACAGGAAATTCCTCGATACGAAGGTCTCGATTATGAATTCAGTGACAAATATGATTATCCCGGATTTTGGTTTAAAAACATAGAGCTTTCTGGAAGAACGAAGTCGGATATTGATATTTCCGGAATGGTAACCAATATCAGCAGCAGCCAAAAGAAAACAGGCGAGCCGGTAAAGTTTGATATCAATGGGACGGATGAAAACGAGGTAGCCTTGACGGTGAACGGTGAATTGAACTATTTAGAAGAAGAGCCTCGTGAAAGCTTCAACGTAAATTATTCAGGTTTTACTCTTTCGAAAGCCAGAATATCTCCTTCGGACTTACTCCCTTATGAGCTCAAAACAGGGCAGGGAGAGCTGAATGTGGATATGAATATCATCGATAAACGAATAGATAGCCGGATCGACTATTTGGCTAAGAATATCAGCTTTGATTTTGAGGCAGCGGGTCAGCCCAAGAATAGAATAGAATCCCTGATTCGAAATGCGATTGGTAGTACTGATCAAATTGACGTTGCTGCCTTGATTGATAATGTAGATGGGCCGTTACGGGTCAGAGTTCGGTCTAATGTGGATGATTTATTTATGAATGCGTTAAAGCAGACTGTAAGCCAGGAAGTGGAAAACGCCAAGCGTAAAATCGAAGCTGAAGTTCAGAAACAGGTAGAAGGTAAAAAAGAACAGCTCGAAGAATTTAAAGCGGAGAAAGAAGCAGAGTTACGCCAACGGTACGAAGAAATTCAGGCCAAAGTAGAAGAGCAGCTCAAAGTAGTAGAAGAGAAAAAGAAAGAACTCGAAGAGCGTAAAAAAGAGTTGGAAGATTCCGTGAAGGATAAAATTAAAGACAAAATCGGCATCGATTTTTAA
- a CDS encoding biotin--[acetyl-CoA-carboxylase] ligase codes for MFNPELFEKHVATSWLGRSFYFFKELPSTNSYAKQMDSSAPHHGSLVVADHQTGGRGQYERKWQVEPGQNLTFSLVFEPLKGERFTLLTLACALAVSDVIDAQADISTKLKWPNDILCDGKKLCGILTETQFSGSKVERVVVGIGLNVNQKCFEGELKEKATSLSKESSGSFCREELLAEVVQKIEYYYRLWNQFSPDLVKHINRKMIGFGEWTNLIVNNEELEGEYKFLGVNDAGALLALDKDFDVKTFAYEQVRVRF; via the coding sequence TTGTTTAATCCAGAGCTTTTTGAAAAGCATGTAGCTACGTCCTGGTTAGGGCGTAGCTTTTATTTTTTTAAGGAATTGCCTTCCACAAATTCCTATGCCAAGCAAATGGATTCGAGTGCACCTCATCACGGATCTTTGGTCGTTGCTGATCACCAAACGGGTGGTCGCGGTCAATACGAGCGAAAATGGCAGGTTGAGCCGGGGCAAAATCTTACCTTCAGCTTGGTTTTTGAACCCCTAAAGGGAGAGCGTTTTACACTTTTAACCTTAGCTTGTGCACTGGCTGTTTCTGATGTTATCGATGCCCAAGCCGATATATCAACAAAACTGAAATGGCCCAATGACATTCTGTGCGATGGGAAGAAACTCTGTGGAATTTTGACTGAAACACAGTTTTCGGGCAGTAAAGTAGAGCGGGTAGTTGTAGGGATTGGCCTGAATGTAAATCAGAAGTGCTTTGAGGGGGAGCTTAAAGAAAAGGCTACATCCTTGAGTAAAGAAAGTTCGGGTTCGTTTTGCAGAGAAGAGTTACTGGCGGAGGTCGTTCAAAAGATTGAATATTATTATCGGTTATGGAATCAGTTCAGTCCTGATTTGGTAAAGCATATCAACCGCAAGATGATTGGTTTTGGGGAGTGGACAAATCTCATCGTAAATAATGAAGAGCTTGAAGGAGAGTATAAGTTTTTAGGAGTGAATGATGCCGGTGCTCTGCTGGCTCTCGATAAAGATTTTGATGTGAAGACTTTTGCGTATGAGCAGGTTCGGGTTCGTTTTTGA
- a CDS encoding 8-amino-7-oxononanoate synthase, whose product MDLFDKLEGRPSPLGPFTSEGYGYYTFPKLEGPLGPEMQFNGKDMVVWSINDYLGIGSNEEIKKVDTEATAQYSLSAPMGARLMTGNSTEHEALEKELAEFVHKESAQLLNFGYQGIMSTIHALTDRNDFLIYDELSHACIVDGKQLSMADKSVFKHNDIESFKKQLYRADRNRKDNSSILVVTEGVFGMTGDLGILKEIIALKEEVDFRLLVDDAHGIGTMGKDGSGAGTHLGVQDGIDVYFGTFAKSFALIGAFIASEPRVIEFLKANARSQVFAKSLPMPITVSARKRLQMIKDHPEWREKLWNNTLKLREGLRDIGYTVLPSESPVTPVLTKGSTDLCQDIMRKLREEHGVFVSGVAYPVVPKGTVLIRLIPTAAHNDAHIDKTLKAFEAIKEFVFEAASKISA is encoded by the coding sequence ATGGATTTATTTGACAAGCTTGAAGGCCGACCAAGTCCACTCGGCCCATTTACATCGGAAGGTTATGGGTACTATACTTTCCCAAAATTGGAAGGACCTTTAGGACCAGAAATGCAGTTCAACGGCAAAGACATGGTCGTTTGGAGCATTAATGATTACCTCGGCATCGGAAGTAACGAAGAAATTAAAAAAGTAGACACCGAAGCTACTGCACAATACAGCCTTAGTGCACCAATGGGTGCCCGGCTTATGACTGGTAACTCTACCGAGCATGAAGCCCTTGAAAAAGAATTGGCTGAATTTGTACACAAAGAATCAGCTCAGCTTTTGAACTTCGGATATCAGGGAATCATGAGTACCATTCATGCCCTGACCGATCGGAATGATTTTCTGATTTATGACGAACTCAGTCATGCTTGCATTGTAGACGGAAAGCAGCTTTCTATGGCGGATAAATCCGTTTTTAAGCACAACGATATTGAAAGCTTTAAAAAGCAGCTTTACCGTGCAGATCGCAACCGAAAAGACAATTCTTCTATTCTTGTAGTTACTGAAGGTGTGTTCGGCATGACCGGAGACCTCGGTATCCTCAAAGAAATTATTGCATTGAAAGAAGAAGTCGATTTCCGCCTGTTAGTGGATGATGCTCACGGTATTGGTACCATGGGTAAAGACGGATCTGGTGCAGGAACACATCTTGGTGTTCAAGACGGAATTGATGTGTACTTTGGTACTTTTGCCAAGTCATTTGCATTAATTGGTGCTTTTATCGCTTCCGAACCTCGGGTTATTGAGTTCCTGAAAGCAAATGCACGAAGTCAGGTATTTGCCAAATCTCTGCCTATGCCAATCACGGTTTCCGCACGTAAGCGACTTCAAATGATTAAAGACCATCCTGAATGGAGAGAAAAACTTTGGAACAACACGCTCAAACTGCGTGAAGGCCTTCGTGATATTGGATACACCGTTCTTCCATCTGAAAGTCCGGTTACCCCAGTATTAACGAAAGGTAGTACTGACCTTTGTCAGGATATCATGCGCAAATTGCGTGAAGAGCACGGAGTGTTTGTAAGTGGTGTTGCTTATCCGGTAGTTCCAAAAGGAACTGTACTGATTCGCCTCATCCCTACAGCCGCTCATAACGATGCTCATATCGACAAGACCTTGAAGGCGTTTGAAGCCATCAAAGAATTTGTATTCGAAGCTGCATCAAAAATCAGCGCTTAA
- the secA gene encoding preprotein translocase subunit SecA, which translates to MDILETVGKAITKVFGTKSEKDIKKIQPIVDEIKSYEDQIKQLSDDELKAKTEEFKQKIKDATAETVDEIQKIKKDLDNIETLTPSEHREMAEHLDELEERELDIIEEVLDDILPEAFAVLKDTCRRFVGKSWKVGGNDITWEMVPYDVQLVGAIVLHQGRIAEMKTGEGKTLVAIFPAYLNALAGKGVHVITVNNYLAIRDAEWNEPIFNFHGLHVDCVDRYQPSTEQRRKAYKADITYGTNNEFGFDYLRDNMVVEQEQLVQRDHHYTIIDEVDSILIDEARTPLIISGPVPQGNQSDKYVEMKPRVESLVLAQKKLVANLVKEGKALLEEGDEEKAGLALFRAVRGFPKNSQLRKLQQDPKIQKLIQSTESFYLQDNAKNMPVVDEYLFYAVDPKMNSIEMTEKGREFITKKGEDEDFFVIPDLGEETAVIEKEIDTLQEEKLQEVKTNDEFSEEYKEKKIEETKGEIRQEREKRFNDLHRLFAERGDRIHTVNQLLKAYTNFEREEEYIVQNGKVNIVDEHTGRVLSGRRYSDGLHQAIEAKENVKVEASTQTYATITLQNYFRMYNKLAGMTGTAETEEGEFNEIYELDVVVIPTNKPIARDDKEDLVFKTKREKFNATIQKIQEYQDKGQPVLVGTTSVDVSETVSRMLQRAGISHNVLNAKQHARESEIVKQAGEIGAVTVATNMAGRGTDIKLAKGVKERGGLAILGTERHESRRIDLQLRGRSGRQGDPGESQFYVSLEDDLMALFMSDRVANVMDKLSFEEGEVITHPWITKSLGRAQSKVEQNNFSIRKRQLEYDDVLNNQRNVIYARRHHALSGDQLRTDIMDMLDDLIESLVEEHVAAGDYEGLHENILRHIAVDVEFDKDEWFKMGERQLADHIVDKALEAYRAKEERMAKPLYQVMKRITEANPENRPDKVQVIFTDGIRRMRIVVDVESALENEGREVARSLEKSAILSIIDQKWMEHLRELDSVKEGIGLRSFAQKDPLLEYKREAFDMFKMLLDEINQEAISLIWKAVPEVQAEDNKLEKAQKQKSRFDTSSMETQHADSTGMGLKAPSPEQQNGGQKPQGGNAKRQPVEVADEPGRNDYVTVQNMNTNETKEVKWKYAKRMVEDEGWIVVEK; encoded by the coding sequence ATGGATATATTAGAAACCGTCGGTAAAGCAATAACCAAAGTATTTGGTACCAAGAGTGAAAAGGATATTAAGAAGATCCAGCCGATCGTAGATGAAATCAAGAGCTATGAAGACCAAATTAAGCAGCTCAGCGACGATGAGCTAAAGGCTAAAACCGAAGAGTTTAAACAAAAGATTAAAGACGCCACCGCCGAAACGGTCGATGAAATCCAGAAGATCAAGAAAGACCTGGATAATATTGAGACCCTTACTCCCAGCGAACATCGGGAAATGGCTGAGCATCTGGATGAACTTGAAGAACGAGAGCTCGACATTATTGAAGAAGTATTAGATGACATTTTGCCTGAGGCTTTTGCGGTTCTTAAAGACACCTGCCGTCGATTTGTCGGTAAGTCCTGGAAAGTAGGCGGTAACGATATAACCTGGGAAATGGTCCCCTACGACGTTCAGCTAGTGGGTGCTATTGTGTTGCATCAGGGACGTATCGCTGAGATGAAAACGGGTGAAGGTAAAACGCTCGTTGCAATCTTCCCGGCTTACCTTAATGCCCTAGCCGGGAAAGGCGTTCACGTAATTACCGTGAACAACTATCTGGCTATTCGTGATGCTGAATGGAACGAGCCGATTTTCAACTTCCACGGACTACATGTGGATTGTGTGGATCGCTATCAGCCAAGTACCGAGCAACGACGCAAGGCTTATAAAGCGGATATCACGTACGGAACCAATAACGAATTTGGCTTTGATTACCTCCGTGACAACATGGTGGTTGAGCAAGAACAATTGGTTCAGCGTGATCATCACTATACCATTATTGATGAGGTTGACTCTATTCTGATTGATGAGGCGCGTACTCCTTTGATTATTTCCGGACCGGTTCCACAGGGGAATCAGTCTGATAAATATGTGGAGATGAAGCCCAGGGTGGAATCTTTGGTATTAGCTCAGAAAAAATTAGTAGCAAATCTGGTTAAAGAAGGAAAAGCGCTACTGGAAGAAGGCGATGAAGAAAAAGCCGGGCTTGCCCTTTTCCGTGCTGTACGTGGATTTCCAAAAAATTCACAATTGAGAAAACTTCAGCAGGACCCAAAAATTCAAAAACTCATTCAGAGTACGGAGTCTTTCTACCTGCAGGATAATGCCAAGAACATGCCCGTAGTAGATGAGTATTTATTTTATGCGGTTGATCCGAAAATGAATTCCATCGAGATGACGGAGAAAGGACGGGAATTCATCACCAAAAAAGGAGAAGATGAAGATTTCTTTGTGATTCCAGATTTGGGTGAAGAAACAGCAGTCATCGAAAAAGAGATTGATACCCTTCAGGAAGAGAAGCTGCAAGAAGTTAAAACCAACGACGAATTCAGCGAAGAGTATAAAGAGAAGAAAATTGAAGAAACGAAGGGTGAAATCAGACAGGAGCGTGAAAAACGTTTCAACGATCTGCACCGATTATTTGCTGAACGTGGAGACCGTATCCATACGGTTAATCAGCTTTTAAAAGCCTACACTAATTTTGAGCGTGAAGAAGAATACATCGTTCAAAATGGCAAGGTTAATATTGTTGATGAGCACACCGGACGTGTACTTTCCGGTCGTCGGTATTCTGACGGATTGCACCAGGCGATTGAGGCGAAAGAGAATGTGAAAGTTGAGGCTTCCACACAGACCTACGCCACCATCACCTTACAGAACTACTTCCGAATGTATAATAAGCTTGCCGGTATGACCGGTACTGCCGAAACGGAAGAAGGTGAATTCAATGAGATTTATGAACTGGATGTGGTTGTAATTCCAACCAACAAGCCTATTGCTCGAGACGATAAGGAAGATCTTGTTTTCAAAACCAAGCGGGAAAAATTCAACGCTACTATCCAGAAAATTCAGGAGTACCAAGACAAAGGTCAGCCGGTATTGGTAGGTACAACCAGCGTTGATGTTTCGGAAACGGTAAGCCGTATGCTGCAGCGTGCTGGCATATCACATAATGTTCTGAATGCTAAGCAACATGCTCGTGAGAGTGAAATTGTGAAGCAAGCCGGTGAAATTGGAGCCGTAACCGTTGCTACTAACATGGCCGGTCGTGGTACTGATATCAAGCTGGCTAAAGGCGTTAAAGAAAGAGGTGGATTGGCCATTTTAGGTACCGAACGCCATGAATCCCGCCGTATTGATTTGCAGCTTCGCGGTCGTTCCGGTCGTCAGGGTGATCCCGGTGAATCCCAGTTTTATGTATCACTGGAAGATGATTTGATGGCGCTGTTTATGTCAGATCGTGTTGCCAACGTGATGGACAAGCTTAGTTTTGAAGAAGGCGAAGTTATTACTCACCCATGGATTACCAAGTCACTGGGCCGTGCTCAAAGTAAAGTAGAGCAGAATAACTTTAGTATTCGTAAGCGTCAGCTGGAATATGATGATGTACTGAATAACCAGCGTAATGTGATTTATGCCCGCCGACATCACGCGCTGTCCGGAGATCAACTTCGAACGGATATCATGGATATGCTGGATGACCTGATTGAGTCACTGGTAGAAGAACACGTGGCTGCAGGTGACTATGAAGGACTGCATGAAAACATCCTTCGCCACATCGCTGTTGATGTTGAATTCGATAAGGATGAGTGGTTCAAGATGGGCGAGCGCCAATTAGCCGACCATATTGTAGATAAAGCACTTGAAGCCTATCGCGCTAAAGAAGAGCGCATGGCCAAGCCTCTTTACCAGGTGATGAAGCGAATCACCGAAGCAAATCCTGAAAACCGTCCTGACAAAGTTCAGGTTATTTTTACGGATGGTATTCGCCGAATGCGAATCGTTGTTGATGTTGAATCAGCATTGGAAAATGAAGGCCGTGAAGTAGCCAGATCTCTTGAGAAAAGTGCTATCCTTTCTATCATTGATCAGAAATGGATGGAGCACTTGCGTGAATTGGATTCTGTGAAAGAAGGTATCGGACTGAGATCTTTTGCTCAGAAAGATCCATTGTTAGAATACAAGCGTGAAGCGTTTGATATGTTCAAGATGCTGCTGGATGAAATTAACCAAGAAGCTATTTCATTGATTTGGAAAGCTGTCCCTGAAGTTCAAGCCGAAGACAACAAACTGGAAAAAGCTCAGAAGCAGAAATCCAGATTTGACACCTCTTCAATGGAAACTCAGCATGCTGATTCAACCGGAATGGGACTTAAAGCGCCTTCTCCTGAACAACAGAATGGCGGACAAAAACCACAAGGTGGAAATGCAAAACGCCAGCCAGTAGAAGTTGCTGACGAGCCCGGCCGAAATGATTACGTGACTGTTCAGAATATGAATACGAACGAGACCAAAGAGGTCAAGTGGAAGTATGCCAAGCGAATGGTTGAAGATGAAGGCTGGATTGTTGTAGAGAAGTAA
- a CDS encoding glycoside hydrolase, with translation MISKEFTPKRTVCKVTLALPAEWADKEVAVAGEFNDWDTGSEKLEKKKDKWTTTLRLKPENEYKFKYYIDGERWENDDSADKYVPNEFGTEDSVVAIGK, from the coding sequence ATGATTTCAAAAGAATTCACACCAAAACGAACGGTTTGTAAAGTAACCTTGGCACTTCCCGCAGAATGGGCAGACAAAGAAGTAGCTGTCGCCGGAGAGTTTAATGACTGGGATACCGGTTCAGAGAAACTTGAAAAGAAAAAAGACAAATGGACGACAACCCTTCGCCTGAAGCCGGAAAATGAATATAAGTTCAAGTACTACATTGATGGCGAGCGATGGGAGAATGATGATTCTGCTGATAAATATGTTCCCAATGAATTTGGAACAGAAGATTCTGTAGTAGCCATCGGCAAATAG